GAGGGTGCCGCCGAGGCAGTACGTGCCCAGCACCTGGGCGGGCCAGACGCGGTCGTGCCGGTCGGCGCCGATGCGGCCGATCAGGAGCTGCGTCTGGACCGCGCCGGGGCGGTCCACGATGACGACCCGTCCGCTGTCGTCGGCGGTGATCGGCGGCACCGGGCGCGGGGCCGCGGTGTTGCCCGTCCACTCCCCCAGCGTGTCGGCCAGGACGGCGTCCAGGTCGATGCCGGTGAGGTCGCCGACCACCACGGCCGTGGCGGTCGCCGGGCGGACGTGCGCCTCGTAGAAGGCGCGCACGGCCGCCGAGTCGATGTTCTTGACGGTCTCCTCGGAGCCCTGGCGGGGCCGCGACATGCGCAGGTCCGCGGGGAACAGCTCCTTGGAGAGCTGCTTGGCGGCCCGCCGGGAGGGGTTGGCCGCCTCGTGCGGGAGCTCGTCGAGCCGGTTGCGCACGAGGCGCTCGATCTCGCCGTCCGAGAACGCCGGGGCGCGCAGGGCGTCGGCGAGCAGCCCCAGCGCCTTCGGCAGCCGGGAGACCGGGACTTCGAGGGAGACCCGCACGCCCGGGTGGTCGGCGAACGCGTCGAGGGTGGCGCCGCAGCGCTCCAGCTCGGCGGCGAACTCCTCGGCGGAGTGCTTGTCGGTGCCCTCGGTGAAGGCGCGCGACATGATCGTGGCGACGCCGTCGAGGCCCTTCGGCTCGGCCTCCAGGGGCGCGGCGAGGAAGACCTCGACGGCCACCAGCTTCTGTCCCGGCCGGTCGCAGCGCAGCACCGTCAGGCCGTTGGGCAGCGCGCCGCGCTCGGGGGCCGGGAAGGCCCACGGGGTGGCGGGGCCCGCCTGCGGCTGCGGGTGGAACTGCATCTCGCTGATCACGGGTGCGGTGTCGCCCGTCGTGGCTGCGGTCTCCGTCACTGGTCCGCCCCTTCCTGCTGGTCCTGCTGGACTTCCTGTACGACATCGGCGTGCGCGGCGTCGGTGGGCTCCGCGAGGTCCGACTCCGCGGCGGCCAGCGGCTCGTACACCAGGACCCCACGGTTGTCGGGGCGCAGCCGCGCCTTCGCGACGGCCTGCACCTCCTCGGCCGTCACCTCCAGCACGCGCCCGACGGCGGTCAGGGCGAGCTGCGGGTCGCCGAACAGGACGGCGTACCGGCAGAGTTCGTCGGCGCGGCCCGCGACCGTGCCGAGCCGGTCCAGCCACTCGCGCTCCAGCTGGGCCTGGGCGCGCTCCATCTCCTCGGCCGTCGGGCCCTCGGCGGCGAACCGCGCGAGCTCCTCGTCGACGGCCGCCTCGATCTCCGGAATCTCCACGCCGCCCGACGTCTTGACGTCCAGCCAGCCCAGCGAGGGGGCCCCGGCCAGGCGCAGCATGCCGAAGCCCGCCGCGACGGCCGTCTGGTCGCGCCGTACGAGACGGTTGTGCAGCCGGGAGGACTCGCCGCCGCCGAGGACGGTGAGCGCCAGGTCGGCCGCGTCCGCCTCGCGGGTGCCGTCGCTGGGCAGCCGGTAGGCGGCCATCAGCGCCCGCGCGGGGACCTCTTCCTCGATCAGCTCGCGCAGTTCGCCGCCGATGACGTCGGGCAGCGAGCCGTCGCGCGGCGGCTGCTTGCCGTCGTGCGAGGGGATGGACCCGAAGTACTTCTCGACCCAGGCGAGCGTGGCCTCGGGGTCGATGTCGCCGACCACGGACAGCACCGCGTTGTTGGGCGCGTAGTACGTACGGAAGAAGGCGCGGGCGTCTTCGAGCGTCGCGGCGTCCAGGTCGGCCATCGAGCCGATGGGGGTGTGGTGGTAAGGGTGGCCCTCGGGGTACATGAGGGCGGTGAGCTTCTCGAACGCGGTGCCGTAGGGCACGTTGTCGTACCGCTGGCGGCGCTCGTTCTTGACGACGTCGCGCTGGTTCTCCATGGACTCGTCGTCGAGCGCGGTGAGCAGCGAGCCCATCCGGTCGGCTTCCAGCCACAGCGCCAGCTCCAGCTGGTGCGCGGGCATCGTCTCGAAGTAGTTGGTGCGCTCGAAGCTGGTGGTGCCGTTGAGCGAACCGCCGGCGCCCTGCACCAGCTCGAAGTGCCCGTTGCCGTGCACCTGGGCGGAGCCCTGGAACATGAGGTGCTCGAAGAGGTGTGCCAGGCCCGTGCGGCCCTTGACCTCGTGGCGCGAGCCGACGTCGTACCAGAGGCAGACCGCGGCGACCGGGGTCAGGTGGTCCTCGGAGAGGATCACCCGCAGACCGTTCGCAAGCCGGTGCTCGGTCGCTGTCAGGCCGCCGGAGCCGGCCTGCGTTGTGGCCGTGTGACCCATGGGCATGTACGTCCCTTCGATCGCGTATGAGACAAGTCCTGCAATTAAGTCCTGCCACTGTATGCAAGCGCACTGACAGTCCGCGAAGTTCCCGGTTCCACCACTCTTCTCGGGGACCCCTCCGCGGCTCTCCTCGGGGATGCCTCCGCGACCGCTACGGACGGGTCGAGGTCGGCGTTGTCAGTGCGGCGGTCCACAATGGTCCGCGTCAGCACCCCACGCGTCCCGCACCACCGATTCCGCAACCACCCCTTTGAACAGTGAGAAGGAGCCGCAGCGCGATGGCCCGCCGCAGCACGAAGACCCCGCAGCCGGACGAGGCGTTCGAGGAGAAGATCCTCGACGTCGACGTCGTCGACGAGATGCAGGGCTCCTTCCTTGAGTACGCGTACTCGGTGATCTACTCGCGCGCCCTGCCGGACGCGCGGGACGGTCTGAAGCCGGTGCACCGCCGCATCGTCTACCAGATGAACGAGATGGGCCTGCGCCCCGACCGGGGGTACGTGAAGTGCGCCCGGGTCGTCGGCGAGGTGATGGGCAAGCTGCACCCGCACGGCGACGCGTCCATCTACGACGCACTGGTCCGGATGGCCCAGCCCTTCTCCATGCGGCTGCCGCTGGTCGACGGACACGGGAACTTCGGCTCGCTGGGCAACGACGACCCCCCGGCCGCGATGCGTTACACCGAGAGCCGGATGGCCGACGCCGCGTCGCTGATGACGGAGTCGATCGACGAGAACACCGTCGACTTCAGCCCCAACTACGACGGCAAGGAGCGCGAGCCCGTCACGCTCCCGGCCGCGTACCCGAACCTCCTGGTCAACGGTGCCACCGGCATCGCGGTCGGCATGGCCACCAACATGCCCCCGCACAACCTGGGCGAGGTCGTGGCCGCCGCCCGCCACCTGATCAAGCACCCGGCCGCCGACCTCGAAACGCTGATGCGCTTCGTCCCCGGCCCCGACCTGCCGACCGGCGGCCGGATCGTCGGCCTCGCGGGCATCAAGGACGCGTACGAGAAGGGCCGCGGCACCTTCAAGATCCGCGCGAAGGCCGCCGTGGAGAACGTGACGGCGCGCCGCAAGGGTCTGGTCGTCACGGAACTGCCCTTCACGGTCGGCCCGGAGAAGGTGATCGCGAAGATCAAGGACCTGGTCGGCGCGAAGAAGATCCAGGGCATCGCGGACGTCAAGGACCTCACCGACCGCTCGCACGGCCTGCGCCTGGTCATCGAGATCAAGAACGGCTTCGTGCCGGAGGCCGTCCTCGAACAGCTCTACAAGCTGACGCCGATGGAGGAGTCCTTCGGCATCAACAACGTCGCCCTGGTCGACGGCCAGCCCCTCACGCTGGGCCTCAAGGAGCTCCTTGAGGTCTACCTCGACCACCGCTTCGAGGTCGTACGCCGTCGCAGCGAGTTCCGCCGCACCAAGCGCCGGGACCGGCTGCACCTGGTCGAGGGCCTGCTCGTCGCGCTCATCGACATCGACGAGGTCATCCGCCTCATCCGCTCCAGCGAGAACTCGGCGCAGGCCAAGGAGCGCCTGATCGAGCGCTTCGGCCTCTCCGAGATCCAGACCCAGTACATCCTGGACACCCCGCTGCGCCGCCTCACCAAGTTCGACCGCATCGAGCTGGAGTCGGAGCGCGACCGCCTCAACGGCGAGATCGACGAGCTGACCGGAATCCTCGAATCCGACGTGGAGCTGCGCAAGCTGGTCTCCACCGAACTGGCCGCCGTGGCGAAGAAGTTCGGCACCGAGCGCCGTACGGTCCTGCTGGAGTCCGGCGCTTCGGCGGTCGCCACCGTGCCGCTGGAGGTCCCGGACGACCCGTGCCGCGTCCTCCTCTCCTCCACCGGCCTGCTGGCCCGTACGCCCAACGGCGAGCCCCTGGCCCTGGACGACGCCCGCCGCACCAAGCACGACGTGATCGTCTCCGCCGTCCCCGCGACGGCCCGCGGCGACGTCGGCGCGGTCACCTCCTCCGGCCGTCTCCTGCGCCTGGCCGTCATCGACCTCCCCCAGCTCCCCGACACGGCCTCCGCCCCCAACCTCTCGGGCGGAGCCCCGGTCTCCGAGTTCCTCTCCCTGGAAGCGGACGAGACCCTGATCTGCCTCACCACCCTCGACGAGTCCTCCCCCGGTCTGGCGATCGGCACGGAGCAGGGCGTGGTGAAGCGCGTGGTCCCCGACTACCCCTCCAACAAGGACGAGCTGGAGGTCATCTCCCTCAAGGACGGCGACCGCATCGTCGGCGCGCGGGAACTGCGTACGGGCGAGGAGGACCTCGTCTTCATCACGGACGACGCCCAACTCCTGCGCTACCAGGCCGCGCAGGTCCGTCCGCAGGGCCGCCCGGCAGGCGGCATGGCGGGCATCAAGCTGTCCGCGGGCGCGAAGGTGATCTCCTTCACCGCCGTCGACCCGGCCGCCGACGCCGTGGTCTTCACGGTGGCGGGCTCGAAGGGCACCTTGCTGGGCGACGCGGAATCCTCCGCCAAGCTCACCCCGTTCGACCAGTACCCGCGCAAGGGCAGGGCCACGGGCGGCGTCCGCTGCCAGCGGTTCCTGCGCGGCGAGGACGTCCTGATGCTGGCCTGGGCGGGAGCGGCCCCGGCCAGGGCCGCCCAGCAGAACGGCTCACCGGTCGAACTCCCGGAGATCGACCCGCGCCGCGACGGCTCGGGCACCCCGCTGCCGCAGCAGGTCGCCGCGCTGGCGGGCGCGGTGTAGGGAGCACCCTGCGGGCCGGGCGCCGACTTCGTCGCGCCCGGCCCGCCCCTCTACAGCGCCTGCGACCCGTCCGCTTCCCGCCCACCCTCCTCGTCTTCCTGCACTTCCTGCGCTTCCCGCACTTCCTGTACGTAGCGCAGCACGCCCCACATGGCGCGTTCACCGGGAGTGTCCTTACCGGGCGCGAGGTCCCGCGCACTCGGCTCCGCCACACACTCGCCGAGCCGCTCCCGCAGCGCCGCGCCGTCCGTGCCCGACCCGATCAGCACGAGCTGCGTGAGCCGCTCCTCGCCGTCCCCCCACGCCTCCGGGTAGAACCGCAGGAACCGCCCCACCGCATGCACCGCGTACCGGTTCCGCGCATCGGCCGCGCCGAAGTCGACGTACCCCTTGATCCGGTAGAGCCCTTCGGGCCGCGCGTCGAGGAACGCCATGAGCCGCGCCGCGTCCATCGGCACCTCGGACACGAACTCCACGCTCTCGTACGCGGCGTGCAGATGCCCGGAGTGATCGTCCCCCTCCCCCGCTTCGGCCTCCGCCCTCAGATCCTCGAAACTCAACTGCCACCCGTCTTGCCGGTGCTGGTCGTCGCTCCGCCGGTTGAAGAGAACCTCCGGATCGATCCGCCCGTACTCGGCGGAGATCAGGGTCCCCTCCCCGAGCCCGCCCAACTCCGCCTTGAGCGCGGCGAGCTCCCCCTCCGCCACCCGGTCGGTCTTGTTGAGCACGACCAGATCGGCGATCGCCAGGTGCCGCACGATCTCCGGATGCCTCTTTCGCGTCGCCGCGAACTCCGCCGCGTCCACGACCTCGACCAGCCCCCCGTACACGACGTACGGGCTCTCACTGGCGAGCACCATCTTCACGAGTTCCTGCGGTTCGGCCAGCCCGCTCGCCTCGATGACGATGACGTCGATCCCGGCCCCGGGCTCCGCGAGCTTCTCCAGGTACACATCCAGCTCGCTGGCGTCGACGGCACAGCACAGACACCCGTTCCCGAGCGAAACGGTGCTGTCCCCCAGCTGTCCGGCCACCGCCATCGCATCGATTTCGATCGCCCCGAAGTCATTGACGATCGCCCCGATCCGGGTGCCGCGACTCCGCTTGAGCAGATGATTGAGCAGAGTCGTCTTGCCCGATCCCAGGAATCCTGCGAGGACGACGACGGGAATCTGTTGCGTGGACATCCCCCGATCGTAAAGGAGCCCCCTCCCCGGCCTGCCGGGCGGCGAGCGGTTGTCGGCGGCGCACACCGGGCACACATTCGATATGGCGTGCTTTTGTTCGAGGAATCGTTCCTTCTGTGCGCCGTCTCTCCGCCTCCCACTGGCCGGGACCACCCGCCACCCTGGAAGCCGGAGTTCGGGGGTGGGGCAGGTCATGATCGCGCACGGATGCCGCCGGCACAGGGTGCCGGTAACCGGAATCGCCTACGCCGCGACGTCAGCCGCAGCATGCGCGGCATTTCTCGCACAACTCGCGCAACGCAGATATATGCAACGCCGTATCGAACTCGCGGACAAGCACCGGCTCCAATTCGACTTGCTCTGCAAGGCGATGGACGATCCGGAACTGGCTGCCGTACTCGATACGTACGACGAGGAGATCCCCACCGGCAGGCAACGCCAGTTCCTCCTCGCCAACGCGCTCTACGGCAACCTGCTGCACGCGTACCGCCTCGGCACCATCGACACCTCCGAGACGCTCGCGCACCTCCGGGGGATCTCCCAGAGCGCGATCTTCCGGGACTACTGGGACGCCACCCGGCACCACAGGGAGGCCCTGCCCGCCACGTCCCAGGAGCGGACCCTCGCCGCGATGGTGGACACCGTCGTCGCTCGCGCGAGTGAGGAACGTGATCGATGGTGGGTCACCTGAGCGAATAAATTTCGCTCGAAATAGTGGACCTTCAGACAGAATTGACGACGGCAGCCCACAGAGCGGAATCTGCATGGGCATGCACGGTGGGGAATTTACTCCCTACAGGAATGGGCCCCGTCAATGATCAAACGCAGGATCGGCGCATCTCCTCGCGAACGCGGGAGCATGTCAGGCCAGACCTGTCCGGACATCTTCGAGCTGAACGACGGGAATTTCGCCGTCATCGGCACCGATCTCACGGACACTCTCGACGGGGCCCTGCCGTCCGACGCAGGCCGTGCCGACTACGAGCGGATCGTCGTCATCACCCGCGAAACCCTGATCAGGGCGAAGGCCGACATCCCGGACGCGTAGCTCCCGTCCGGTACGGAGGCCGCCGCACCTCCGTACCGGACGCGCCGCACGGCCCGCGTCCCCGTACGTCTACGGTGCGTACCCATGCGCATCTCCTGGCCCCAGCGCG
This is a stretch of genomic DNA from Streptomyces sp. NBC_00237. It encodes these proteins:
- a CDS encoding pitrilysin family protein yields the protein MQFHPQPQAGPATPWAFPAPERGALPNGLTVLRCDRPGQKLVAVEVFLAAPLEAEPKGLDGVATIMSRAFTEGTDKHSAEEFAAELERCGATLDAFADHPGVRVSLEVPVSRLPKALGLLADALRAPAFSDGEIERLVRNRLDELPHEAANPSRRAAKQLSKELFPADLRMSRPRQGSEETVKNIDSAAVRAFYEAHVRPATATAVVVGDLTGIDLDAVLADTLGEWTGNTAAPRPVPPITADDSGRVVIVDRPGAVQTQLLIGRIGADRHDRVWPAQVLGTYCLGGTLTSRLDRVLREEKGYTYGVRAFGQVLRSAEDGTGAAMLAISGSVDTESTGPALDDLWKVLRTLAAGGLTDAERDVAVQNLVGVAPLKYETASAVAGTLADQVEQHLPDDFQAQLYARLAATGTVEATAAVVNAFPVDRLVTVLVGDASVIADPVRALNIGEVTVVTG
- a CDS encoding pitrilysin family protein produces the protein MPMGHTATTQAGSGGLTATEHRLANGLRVILSEDHLTPVAAVCLWYDVGSRHEVKGRTGLAHLFEHLMFQGSAQVHGNGHFELVQGAGGSLNGTTSFERTNYFETMPAHQLELALWLEADRMGSLLTALDDESMENQRDVVKNERRQRYDNVPYGTAFEKLTALMYPEGHPYHHTPIGSMADLDAATLEDARAFFRTYYAPNNAVLSVVGDIDPEATLAWVEKYFGSIPSHDGKQPPRDGSLPDVIGGELRELIEEEVPARALMAAYRLPSDGTREADAADLALTVLGGGESSRLHNRLVRRDQTAVAAGFGMLRLAGAPSLGWLDVKTSGGVEIPEIEAAVDEELARFAAEGPTAEEMERAQAQLEREWLDRLGTVAGRADELCRYAVLFGDPQLALTAVGRVLEVTAEEVQAVAKARLRPDNRGVLVYEPLAAAESDLAEPTDAAHADVVQEVQQDQQEGADQ
- a CDS encoding DNA topoisomerase (ATP-hydrolyzing) subunit A, giving the protein MARRSTKTPQPDEAFEEKILDVDVVDEMQGSFLEYAYSVIYSRALPDARDGLKPVHRRIVYQMNEMGLRPDRGYVKCARVVGEVMGKLHPHGDASIYDALVRMAQPFSMRLPLVDGHGNFGSLGNDDPPAAMRYTESRMADAASLMTESIDENTVDFSPNYDGKEREPVTLPAAYPNLLVNGATGIAVGMATNMPPHNLGEVVAAARHLIKHPAADLETLMRFVPGPDLPTGGRIVGLAGIKDAYEKGRGTFKIRAKAAVENVTARRKGLVVTELPFTVGPEKVIAKIKDLVGAKKIQGIADVKDLTDRSHGLRLVIEIKNGFVPEAVLEQLYKLTPMEESFGINNVALVDGQPLTLGLKELLEVYLDHRFEVVRRRSEFRRTKRRDRLHLVEGLLVALIDIDEVIRLIRSSENSAQAKERLIERFGLSEIQTQYILDTPLRRLTKFDRIELESERDRLNGEIDELTGILESDVELRKLVSTELAAVAKKFGTERRTVLLESGASAVATVPLEVPDDPCRVLLSSTGLLARTPNGEPLALDDARRTKHDVIVSAVPATARGDVGAVTSSGRLLRLAVIDLPQLPDTASAPNLSGGAPVSEFLSLEADETLICLTTLDESSPGLAIGTEQGVVKRVVPDYPSNKDELEVISLKDGDRIVGARELRTGEEDLVFITDDAQLLRYQAAQVRPQGRPAGGMAGIKLSAGAKVISFTAVDPAADAVVFTVAGSKGTLLGDAESSAKLTPFDQYPRKGRATGGVRCQRFLRGEDVLMLAWAGAAPARAAQQNGSPVELPEIDPRRDGSGTPLPQQVAALAGAV
- a CDS encoding GTP-binding protein yields the protein MSTQQIPVVVLAGFLGSGKTTLLNHLLKRSRGTRIGAIVNDFGAIEIDAMAVAGQLGDSTVSLGNGCLCCAVDASELDVYLEKLAEPGAGIDVIVIEASGLAEPQELVKMVLASESPYVVYGGLVEVVDAAEFAATRKRHPEIVRHLAIADLVVLNKTDRVAEGELAALKAELGGLGEGTLISAEYGRIDPEVLFNRRSDDQHRQDGWQLSFEDLRAEAEAGEGDDHSGHLHAAYESVEFVSEVPMDAARLMAFLDARPEGLYRIKGYVDFGAADARNRYAVHAVGRFLRFYPEAWGDGEERLTQLVLIGSGTDGAALRERLGECVAEPSARDLAPGKDTPGERAMWGVLRYVQEVREAQEVQEDEEGGREADGSQAL
- a CDS encoding DUF6082 family protein codes for the protein MIAHGCRRHRVPVTGIAYAATSAAACAAFLAQLAQRRYMQRRIELADKHRLQFDLLCKAMDDPELAAVLDTYDEEIPTGRQRQFLLANALYGNLLHAYRLGTIDTSETLAHLRGISQSAIFRDYWDATRHHREALPATSQERTLAAMVDTVVARASEERDRWWVT